The Paenibacillus sp. YPG26 genome includes a window with the following:
- a CDS encoding isochorismatase family cysteine hydrolase translates to MKALIVIDFTNDFVNGSLPVGEPAVEIEPVVTKLTEEYIRQGDLVVMAVDIHEANDPYHPETKLFPPHNIRGTEGRELFGSLGQLYENHKQQIYWMDKTRYSAFAGTDLEIKLRERGISEVHLVGVCTDICVLHTAVDAYNKGFKITVFEDAVASFNEAGHNWALGHFRGSLGAEVKRSDLT, encoded by the coding sequence ATGAAAGCCTTAATCGTGATTGATTTCACTAATGACTTTGTGAATGGCAGCCTTCCTGTTGGAGAGCCAGCTGTGGAGATTGAACCCGTTGTTACCAAGCTTACGGAAGAATACATCCGTCAAGGTGACCTGGTGGTTATGGCAGTCGATATACATGAAGCCAATGATCCTTACCACCCCGAGACCAAGCTGTTCCCGCCTCATAATATCCGGGGCACAGAAGGCCGTGAACTGTTCGGTTCACTGGGGCAGCTCTATGAGAATCACAAGCAGCAGATTTATTGGATGGACAAAACCAGGTACAGCGCTTTTGCCGGAACTGATCTGGAGATCAAGCTGCGTGAACGGGGAATCAGTGAAGTTCACCTCGTCGGAGTATGTACAGATATCTGTGTGCTGCATACGGCTGTTGATGCTTACAATAAAGGGTTCAAGATCACAGTATTCGAGGATGCTGTTGCCAGCTTTAACGAAGCTGGTCATAACTGGGCACTCGGGCATTTCAGAGGCAGTCTGGGTGCTGAAGTCAAGCGCAGTGATCTAACCTAA
- a CDS encoding nicotinate phosphoribosyltransferase, whose protein sequence is MNTNSLALHTDKYQINMIYAHWMNGTHLRKAVFEAYFRKLPFGNGYAVFAGLERIVSYISNLHFTEQDLSYLAKQEENYKPEFLELLRQFKFRGDISSMREGAIVFPNEPLIRVEGNIMETQLVETAILNFMNYQTLIATKASRIKQVAEEDVLLEFGTRRAQEADAAVWGARASYISGFDATSNMLAGEMFGIPTKGTHAHSWVQLFDNEQEAFEMYAKAMPDQVTLLVDTFDTLKSGVPHAIHTAKHLESMGKKMVGIRLDSGDLAYLSIQARKMLDEAGLDYVKIVASNDLDENTIFNLKAQGAKIDIWGVGTQLITAADQPALGGVYKLVEREKDGTMEPTIKISGNPEKVTTPGKKDVYRIISSGSNKAIADYINLPREENPRAGGKLKLINPLHPYIQKTVKHYYAVKMLEPIFVQGELVYELPELQEIREYHKEQLQLFWPEYMRKLNPEIYRVSLSQELLDMKQRLLEAHLEPDLEE, encoded by the coding sequence ATGAACACGAACAGCTTAGCGCTGCATACCGATAAATACCAGATCAACATGATTTATGCTCATTGGATGAATGGGACACATTTAAGAAAAGCTGTGTTCGAGGCGTATTTCCGCAAGCTGCCGTTCGGGAACGGATATGCCGTATTTGCCGGACTTGAGCGAATTGTAAGCTATATCAGCAATCTCCACTTCACAGAGCAGGATCTAAGTTACTTGGCCAAGCAGGAAGAGAACTACAAGCCTGAGTTCCTTGAGCTGCTCCGCCAATTCAAATTCCGGGGAGACATCTCCTCCATGCGTGAAGGAGCCATAGTATTCCCGAATGAGCCCTTGATTCGTGTTGAAGGTAATATTATGGAGACCCAGCTCGTAGAGACCGCAATACTTAACTTCATGAACTACCAGACCCTGATTGCTACCAAAGCTTCCCGTATCAAACAGGTGGCTGAGGAGGATGTGCTGCTTGAGTTCGGAACCCGGAGAGCCCAGGAAGCGGATGCCGCGGTCTGGGGAGCGCGGGCTTCTTACATATCCGGATTCGATGCGACCTCCAACATGCTTGCGGGAGAAATGTTCGGAATTCCGACCAAGGGAACGCATGCCCATTCCTGGGTACAGCTGTTCGATAATGAACAGGAAGCCTTTGAGATGTATGCGAAGGCCATGCCGGACCAGGTAACCCTGCTGGTAGACACCTTTGATACGCTGAAGAGCGGCGTGCCTCATGCCATTCATACCGCGAAGCACTTGGAGTCCATGGGCAAGAAAATGGTGGGAATCAGGCTGGACAGCGGCGATTTGGCTTATCTGTCCATTCAAGCCCGCAAAATGCTGGATGAAGCAGGATTGGATTATGTAAAGATTGTTGCATCCAATGATCTGGATGAGAATACGATCTTCAACCTGAAGGCTCAGGGGGCCAAAATTGACATTTGGGGCGTGGGCACCCAGTTGATCACCGCTGCGGACCAGCCTGCTCTAGGCGGAGTATATAAGCTTGTGGAGCGGGAGAAGGACGGCACGATGGAGCCGACAATCAAGATATCCGGGAACCCCGAGAAGGTTACCACTCCAGGTAAAAAGGACGTGTACCGGATAATCAGCAGCGGCAGCAATAAAGCGATTGCCGATTATATCAACCTGCCCCGTGAGGAGAATCCGAGAGCAGGCGGCAAGCTTAAGCTAATCAATCCGCTGCACCCATATATCCAGAAGACCGTTAAGCATTACTACGCTGTTAAGATGTTGGAGCCGATCTTTGTTCAAGGAGAGCTTGTCTATGAACTCCCTGAACTGCAGGAGATCCGTGAGTATCATAAGGAGCAGCTTCAATTGTTCTGGCCTGAATATATGCGGAAGCTGAATCCAGAGATATACCGGGTCAGCTTAAGCCAGGAGCTCTTGGATATGAAGCAGAGATTATTGGAAGCTCATTTGGAGCCTGATCTCGAGGAGTAA